A single window of Dermacentor albipictus isolate Rhodes 1998 colony chromosome 1, USDA_Dalb.pri_finalv2, whole genome shotgun sequence DNA harbors:
- the LOC135904118 gene encoding uncharacterized protein isoform X2 codes for MTSSPRNWFYCSIFHLQWALLSLLTSNFLPLQRLSMSALVAQMRLMAGDSFILFFGLTFVNTRGRFPADKTAEVIKGITSNVNLVIVRSDRVETGACNPQPLSVWKPVRGHPSAIASTITHSKLILKNLANLRRTIVAMSSNMALKVYNVVANRLIDSSNMSQGNSSEDDVSGRIACSVEILCIAELCNLTGWEENGAGKEKPNGARYESYTGAQNITIIRTYETQSTIVHTLNRTWIKTRDSFQKCSHLCRLCLSSSPFMATESCLSRTCSRICQRRAKQYLDGLWLT; via the exons ATGACCAGCTCGCCCAGGAACTGGTTTTACTGTAGTATATTTCATCTACAGTGGGCCCTTCTTTCTTTGTTAACCAGCAATTTCCTTCCGTTGCAGCGATTGTCCATGTCG GCTCTTGTCGCTCAAATGAGGTTGATGGCGGGGGATTCATTCATCCTGTTTTTTGGCCTGACGTTTGTGAACACGAGGGGTCGCTTTCCCGCCGACAAGACCGCTGAAGTCATCAAGGGCATCACCTC GAATGTGAACCTCGTCATCGTGAGAAGCGATAGGGTAGAAACTGGAGCCTGCAACCCGCAACCATTGAGCGTGTGGAAGCCCGTGCGAGGCCATCCCAGTGCAATTGCCTCGACGAtt ACACACAGCAAACTTATCTTGAAGAATTTGGCCAATTTACGAAGAACCATCGTGGCCATGTCGTCGAACATGGCCCTGAAAGTATACAACGTCGTTGCTAACCGCCTCATCGACTCCAGCAATATGAGTCAAGGAAATTCAAGCGAAGACGACGTCAGCGGACGCATCGCGTGCTCCGTTGAGATCCTGTGCATCGCAGAG CTGTGCAACCTGACTGGATGGGAGGAAAATGGCGCTGGTAAGGAGAAGCCAAATGGTGCCCGTTACGAGAGCTACACCGGCGCGCAGAACATTACCATTATACGTACGTACGAGACTCAATCGACGATCGTGCACACG cttaaccgaacgtggattaaaacgcgggactctttccAGAAGTGCTCTCACTTGTGCAGGCTTTGCCTCAGTAGCTCTCCCTTCAtggccacagaaagttgtct
- the LOC135904118 gene encoding uncharacterized protein isoform X4, translated as MTSSPRNWFYCSIFHLQWALLSLLTSNFLPLQRLSMSALVAQMRLMAGDSFILFFGLTFVNTRGRFPADKTAEVIKGITSNVNLVIVRSDRVETGACNPQPLSVWKPVRGHPSAIASTITHSKLILKNLANLRRTIVAMSSNMALKVYNVVANRLIDSSNMSQGNSSEDDVSGRIACSVEILCIAELCNLTGWEENGAGKEKPNGARYESYTGAQNITIIRTYETQSTIVHTMSPLTKGIH; from the exons ATGACCAGCTCGCCCAGGAACTGGTTTTACTGTAGTATATTTCATCTACAGTGGGCCCTTCTTTCTTTGTTAACCAGCAATTTCCTTCCGTTGCAGCGATTGTCCATGTCG GCTCTTGTCGCTCAAATGAGGTTGATGGCGGGGGATTCATTCATCCTGTTTTTTGGCCTGACGTTTGTGAACACGAGGGGTCGCTTTCCCGCCGACAAGACCGCTGAAGTCATCAAGGGCATCACCTC GAATGTGAACCTCGTCATCGTGAGAAGCGATAGGGTAGAAACTGGAGCCTGCAACCCGCAACCATTGAGCGTGTGGAAGCCCGTGCGAGGCCATCCCAGTGCAATTGCCTCGACGAtt ACACACAGCAAACTTATCTTGAAGAATTTGGCCAATTTACGAAGAACCATCGTGGCCATGTCGTCGAACATGGCCCTGAAAGTATACAACGTCGTTGCTAACCGCCTCATCGACTCCAGCAATATGAGTCAAGGAAATTCAAGCGAAGACGACGTCAGCGGACGCATCGCGTGCTCCGTTGAGATCCTGTGCATCGCAGAG CTGTGCAACCTGACTGGATGGGAGGAAAATGGCGCTGGTAAGGAGAAGCCAAATGGTGCCCGTTACGAGAGCTACACCGGCGCGCAGAACATTACCATTATACGTACGTACGAGACTCAATCGACGATCGTGCACACG